GGGTGCGGCGGCAGGATCGGCGGCGCGATCACGGGCGGCTGGTACGCCGGCGGCCGGTAGTCAGCCCCGTAGCTGGGCGCAGCGGCTTCCTCGCCCGGCTGGATCCACCCGGTGTAGGAGGACCCGACGTACGAACGGCCTTCGGTGTAGTCGTGCTCGGGGGCGTGCGGCATCGGGGGCACCGGAGGCGCGCCCGCTCCGGCGCGCTTCTCGGCCCGGCGGTCGCGAGCGATCATGATCACGCCGATGACCACCGCCACGCCGGCGATCGGAAAGCCGGCGTTGAACCCGCTGAAGGAGTCACTGACGGCCAGCAGGACCGCGATGCCGGCGGCGGCGAGCAGCAGGATCTTGCGGGCGTCGCTGCCGGTCCTGATCGCTGCCTTCTCGCTGCCCTCCTCGGGCACGAACGCCCAACAGACGGCGTAGACGAGGACGCCGGCGCCACCGAACAGGGTGAGGACGGCGAGCAGGACCCGGATGACGGTCGGGTCGACGTTGAAGTGCCGACCGAGGCCGCCGGCGACACCGGCGATGTAGCGGTCGGAGACGCTGCGGCGCAGCCGGTCCAGGTCCTGGTGCGGCGGCGGCAGCTGCTGGTGCGTTGCCGGCGGGGGCTCGGCCTGGGTCTGGCCGGTGCCCGAGTCGTGAGGAGTCGTGTTCATGTCATCCATCGTGGTTCTCCGGAGGGGTGATTCCTATCGGGGACCACCCTGGTTCTGGGTCAGGGGTCCGTCTCGGGGTCTCACCTGATGTCCGACGGCGTTCCGGATGCCACGATGGATCCATGACCGGCACCGCGACTCCTCCTGCGCCCGTGCGCAAGGCGTATCGGAACGCCGACGAGGGCGTGGTCGGCGGCGTCGCTGCCGGCCTGGCCGAGCACCTCGGGATGGCGGTCTCGACGGTCCGGATCGGCTTCATCGCGGCCACCGTGATCGGCGGTTTCGGCGTGATGTTCTACGCCGCGTTGTGGATGGTGCTCCCGGTCCAGCGGCACTTCGACGACGC
The DNA window shown above is from Marmoricola sp. OAE513 and carries:
- a CDS encoding PspC domain-containing protein, whose protein sequence is MNTTPHDSGTGQTQAEPPPATHQQLPPPHQDLDRLRRSVSDRYIAGVAGGLGRHFNVDPTVIRVLLAVLTLFGGAGVLVYAVCWAFVPEEGSEKAAIRTGSDARKILLLAAAGIAVLLAVSDSFSGFNAGFPIAGVAVVIGVIMIARDRRAEKRAGAGAPPVPPMPHAPEHDYTEGRSYVGSSYTGWIQPGEEAAAPSYGADYRPPAYQPPVIAPPILPPHPKRTGILWFWPTLALIAIALGVVGIIDGSHDVHAGVYPATALAITGVMLLVGSFVGRPGGLILLGIASTTALSAATVLGSFNFDDSRQLEDNPTSAAAVPSSYRVHFGEIVVDLTDVADPENLAGREIRMRLNAGEIRVIVPKSLNVDIEADLGFAGGINIPGYDGGGFEVSREKRLVGVPASTASPLELDLDVRVGQITVERR